From a region of the Fischerella sp. JS2 genome:
- a CDS encoding helix-turn-helix transcriptional regulator: MGKAGKALKQVLETYGISQNQLAVTMGTGRPNVHRWVYEIRDPVAETVLEIRDALKQINPAAAQEFIRLYLGDSTEDQKHP, translated from the coding sequence ATGGGAAAAGCAGGAAAAGCACTCAAACAAGTGTTAGAAACCTATGGCATTAGCCAAAATCAATTAGCAGTGACAATGGGGACAGGACGACCAAATGTTCATCGTTGGGTGTACGAAATTAGAGATCCTGTTGCTGAAACGGTGCTAGAAATTCGTGATGCGCTTAAACAAATTAATCCAGCAGCAGCACAAGAATTTATCAGATTGTACTTAGGAGACTCTACTGAGGATCAGAAACACCCTTAG